One bacterium DNA window includes the following coding sequences:
- a CDS encoding PLP-dependent aspartate aminotransferase family protein — protein sequence MRIDTRCVHSGTIADEITGGLNTPIYPSSAFEYLDLEEAVYPRYFNTPNQKAVVEKLCELEGAEAGFVFSSGMAAISSVLLSFLKAGDHAVLQDEIYGGSHAFVQKFFQRFGIACTFAATSAQAMETAIRPETKVIFIETPTNPLLNVIDIRAVADVARRNNCISIIDSTFATPILQNPIEHGMDVVVHSGTKYLGGHSDLSCGAALTRSELASKIRAAVLNFGGNINALTCYLLERSLKTLAIRVRQQTENALALAKFLDDQPFVSKVNYPGLAHHPGHAVAGRQMKGFGAMLSFELDLHGSSPDLTVDGFLKNLKLVRPAVSLGGVESTICDPVRTSHAKMSPEARARQGIRDNLLRLSVGIENVEDLMEDISQAAGG from the coding sequence CGAATACCTGGATTTAGAAGAGGCGGTCTATCCCAGGTATTTCAACACCCCGAACCAGAAGGCGGTCGTGGAGAAGCTCTGCGAGCTGGAAGGCGCCGAGGCCGGCTTCGTTTTCTCTTCGGGGATGGCGGCCATAAGCTCGGTCCTCCTCTCGTTCCTGAAGGCCGGTGACCACGCCGTGCTGCAGGACGAGATCTACGGCGGCAGCCACGCCTTCGTACAGAAGTTTTTCCAGCGGTTCGGGATAGCGTGCACCTTTGCCGCCACCAGCGCCCAGGCCATGGAAACCGCCATCAGGCCGGAAACGAAGGTGATCTTCATCGAGACCCCTACCAACCCCCTGCTCAACGTCATCGATATCCGGGCGGTTGCCGACGTGGCCAGGCGCAACAACTGCATCTCGATCATTGACAGCACCTTCGCGACCCCCATCCTTCAAAACCCCATCGAGCACGGGATGGATGTCGTGGTCCACAGCGGAACCAAGTACCTGGGCGGCCACAGCGATCTGTCGTGCGGGGCCGCCTTGACACGTTCGGAACTGGCGTCGAAGATCAGGGCCGCCGTCCTCAATTTCGGGGGCAACATCAACGCCTTGACCTGCTACCTCCTTGAGAGGAGCTTAAAGACCCTGGCCATCCGTGTCAGGCAGCAGACCGAAAACGCCCTTGCCCTGGCAAAGTTCCTGGACGATCAGCCTTTTGTCAGCAAGGTCAACTATCCCGGCCTTGCCCATCATCCCGGGCATGCCGTCGCCGGCAGGCAGATGAAGGGGTTCGGGGCCATGCTCTCCTTCGAACTGGACCTTCACGGTTCTTCGCCGGACCTTACGGTGGACGGTTTCCTGAAAAATCTGAAGCTGGTCAGGCCTGCCGTCAGCCTTGGAGGGGTGGAGAGCACCATCTGTGATCCGGTGAGGACCTCCCACGCCAAGATGTCCCCCGAGGCGCGGGCCAGGCAGGGGATCAGGGACAACCTGCTGCGCCTTTCGGTGGGGATCGAGAACGTGGAAGACCTTATGGAGGATATCAGCCAGGCCGCCGGGGGATGA